The following proteins come from a genomic window of Pyxidicoccus sp. MSG2:
- a CDS encoding low temperature requirement protein A — protein MHPHAEPPRQAPVLRSSESAHQERKVTWTELFFDLVYVVAIARLAHELKQTPTLAGAAAFACLFVPVWWSWIGVTVYSDRFDSDGTADRLLLALQTLAVAALAVQLHDGTGVNAPGFALAYCVLRLLLVLQYARAWRHIPAARPLAARYMMGFSLAVLPWLASVFVPLPLRIPLWAAGIVIDLATPLTARAQQASMPLSHSHLPERFGLFTIIVLGESLVAVVSGVAGQHWAAASVLTAVLSFLFAFGMWWLYFDNVSHSTVRRGRLSAHAWVYFHLLLTMGLTASGAGAEGVIASPPDQAVTGAARWLFCTATASCFVSLGVILLTSAPVPRESPKQDPRPELLLGAAGVMLLVALLGERLPAFLLTGSAVALVVLPFFVARLQARVNAGHAAN, from the coding sequence GTGCATCCACACGCAGAGCCCCCACGCCAGGCCCCCGTGCTCCGCTCCAGCGAGAGCGCCCATCAGGAGCGCAAGGTCACCTGGACGGAGCTGTTCTTCGACCTGGTGTACGTCGTGGCCATCGCGCGGCTCGCGCATGAGCTGAAGCAGACCCCGACGCTGGCCGGGGCCGCTGCATTCGCATGCCTCTTCGTCCCGGTCTGGTGGTCGTGGATTGGCGTCACCGTCTACTCCGACCGGTTCGACTCGGATGGCACCGCCGACCGGCTGCTGCTCGCATTGCAGACGCTGGCCGTGGCGGCGCTCGCCGTGCAGCTTCACGACGGGACGGGCGTCAACGCCCCCGGCTTCGCGCTGGCCTATTGCGTGCTGCGGCTGCTGCTCGTCCTCCAGTACGCGCGCGCCTGGCGGCACATCCCGGCCGCCCGGCCCCTGGCGGCCAGGTACATGATGGGATTCTCGCTCGCGGTGCTGCCGTGGCTCGCCTCGGTCTTCGTCCCGCTCCCGCTCCGCATCCCCCTCTGGGCGGCCGGCATCGTCATCGACCTGGCCACCCCGCTCACCGCGCGGGCCCAACAGGCGTCGATGCCGCTGAGCCACTCGCACCTGCCCGAGCGCTTCGGTCTGTTCACCATCATCGTGCTGGGCGAGTCGCTGGTCGCGGTGGTGAGCGGCGTGGCCGGGCAGCACTGGGCCGCCGCCTCCGTGCTGACGGCCGTCCTGTCCTTCCTCTTCGCCTTCGGGATGTGGTGGCTCTACTTCGACAACGTGAGCCACTCCACCGTGCGCCGGGGCCGGCTCTCGGCGCACGCCTGGGTGTACTTCCATCTGCTGCTGACGATGGGCCTGACGGCGAGCGGGGCCGGCGCGGAGGGGGTCATCGCCTCTCCGCCCGACCAGGCCGTCACGGGCGCCGCGCGGTGGCTCTTCTGCACCGCCACGGCCAGTTGCTTCGTCTCGCTCGGGGTCATCCTGCTCACCTCGGCCCCGGTCCCCCGCGAGAGTCCGAAGCAGGACCCGCGGCCCGAGCTGCTCCTGGGGGCGGCGGGAGTGATGCTGCTGGTCGCCCTGCTGGGTGAGCGCCTGCCCGCCTTCCTGCTGACCGGGAGCGCGGTCGCGCTCGTCGTCCTCCCGTTCTTCGTCGCGCGGCTCCAGGCGCGAGTGAACGCAGGGCATGCCGCGAACTGA
- the tpx gene encoding thiol peroxidase, with product MSELAGVVTFRGKPLTLVGEQVKVGDSAPDFTVFKGLNDAVRLSDTKGSVVVLSVAPSVDTRVCAIQLRTFNQQATELGPDVKVWFVTLDLPFALGRFSAAEGIQNVTVVSDYKDREFGQKYGVYMKELGLLARSTFVVGRDGKVVFREIVPEMTHEPDYDAALAAVRAAL from the coding sequence ATGTCCGAACTCGCGGGTGTGGTGACTTTCAGGGGCAAGCCCCTGACGCTGGTGGGTGAGCAGGTGAAGGTGGGGGACAGCGCCCCGGACTTCACCGTCTTCAAGGGGCTCAACGACGCCGTGCGGCTGTCGGACACGAAGGGCAGCGTGGTGGTGTTGAGCGTGGCGCCCAGCGTGGACACGCGCGTCTGCGCCATCCAGTTGCGCACCTTCAATCAGCAGGCCACGGAGCTGGGGCCGGACGTGAAGGTCTGGTTCGTCACGCTGGACCTGCCCTTCGCCCTGGGGCGCTTCAGCGCCGCCGAGGGCATCCAGAACGTCACCGTGGTGTCGGACTACAAGGACCGCGAGTTCGGCCAGAAGTACGGCGTCTACATGAAGGAGCTGGGCCTGCTGGCGCGCAGCACCTTCGTGGTGGGCCGGGACGGGAAGGTCGTCTTCCGGGAAATCGTCCCGGAGATGACGCACGAGCCGGACTACGACGCCGCGCTCGCCGCGGTGCGCGCGGCGCTCTGA
- a CDS encoding alpha-amylase family glycosyl hydrolase, with amino-acid sequence MSVSVQFEYRTGLKREVFRNVRLTGSWDAGGQASDTWSVIPMEPALAEDGCPCFRATVTFDASQVGREFRWGVIADGPGGVDAWAIPAERGDTVPPESVRAFVLGAEPSCERYFLTQGRRLGAQKHFLQGAARPLARFAVWAPNARQVEVVFGTQEGGYIADDGTGLSPTLPVLPMVRGPGGVWETEPDGSGALAFEQLRFQPYMFRVTKADGQVAYRTDLYSRCQLGRGTVDPLGKPHHGSRNEVNATVSCSVVVDPDQVTKHFAEPRWPEQEFLPEEEFWRDEFRPGRPVPTRVQDLVIYELHVGALGFGKDAVGTLTDAVALLDHLESLGINAVELLPMSEFGGLPNWGYATTHYHAIEYAGGGRDQLKHFVRECHRRGIAVIMDVVYNHYHPDSERAEWMYDSNVHTENLYFWYEGRPEDYPDYERAATQPGSTAAPGHGGYIDNQSTGYAPRFHEEAVRALFTSSAVTLMEEFHIDGFRVDQTTCIHSYNVLHANGQPASGPNIAGARFLREWCRTLRLIRPGVMLMAEDHSGWDAVTTPVGEGGLGFDAAWYANFYHHLIGGPTRGTEFAKLLWTSGRGDGSPLAMGTFAGVLARTGSKTVVYHESHDEAGNGEGTRRTLVVAANGAELRGETLRAAEARCRTVFGLSALSAGTPMFLMGEEVGAANDYRYDTFVSQREDLLGLREGRGQHLFRYYQELIRLRGASEALRSRELEVLAVHDVNRVLAFRRWSGTEELLVVVSLNDRPFSDGYELMHSRLGGGAWKEVFNSDAERYGGDNVGNLGGTLVPRGDALRVVLPARGLVILQRVAVN; translated from the coding sequence ATGTCTGTTTCCGTCCAATTCGAGTACCGCACGGGGTTGAAACGAGAAGTCTTTCGAAACGTCCGACTCACCGGGAGCTGGGACGCGGGAGGCCAGGCCTCCGACACGTGGTCCGTCATCCCCATGGAGCCGGCCCTCGCGGAGGATGGCTGCCCCTGCTTCCGCGCCACCGTGACGTTCGACGCGTCCCAGGTGGGCAGGGAGTTCAGGTGGGGCGTCATCGCGGACGGCCCCGGCGGGGTGGACGCATGGGCCATCCCGGCCGAGCGTGGGGACACCGTCCCGCCCGAGTCCGTCCGCGCCTTCGTGCTCGGCGCCGAGCCCTCGTGCGAGCGCTACTTCCTGACGCAGGGCCGCCGCCTCGGTGCCCAGAAGCACTTCCTCCAGGGCGCGGCCCGGCCGCTGGCGCGCTTCGCCGTCTGGGCTCCCAACGCCAGGCAGGTCGAGGTGGTCTTCGGGACGCAGGAGGGCGGCTACATCGCGGATGACGGGACGGGCCTGTCGCCCACGCTTCCGGTGCTGCCCATGGTCCGCGGGCCGGGCGGTGTCTGGGAGACGGAGCCCGACGGCTCCGGGGCCCTGGCCTTCGAGCAGCTCCGGTTCCAGCCCTACATGTTCCGGGTCACCAAGGCCGACGGACAGGTGGCCTACAGGACCGACCTCTACTCGCGCTGCCAGTTGGGACGAGGGACTGTCGACCCCCTGGGCAAGCCGCATCACGGAAGCCGGAATGAGGTGAACGCCACCGTGAGCTGCTCCGTGGTGGTGGACCCCGACCAGGTGACGAAGCACTTCGCAGAGCCGCGGTGGCCCGAGCAGGAGTTCCTCCCCGAGGAGGAGTTCTGGCGTGACGAGTTCCGCCCCGGCCGGCCCGTGCCCACCCGGGTGCAGGACCTGGTCATCTACGAGCTGCACGTCGGAGCGCTCGGCTTCGGGAAGGACGCGGTGGGCACCCTGACGGACGCGGTGGCGCTGCTCGACCACCTCGAGTCGCTCGGCATCAACGCCGTGGAGCTGCTCCCGATGTCCGAGTTCGGAGGGCTGCCGAACTGGGGCTACGCCACCACGCACTACCACGCCATCGAATACGCGGGCGGAGGCCGCGACCAGCTCAAGCACTTCGTGCGTGAGTGCCACCGCCGCGGAATCGCTGTCATCATGGACGTCGTCTACAATCACTACCACCCCGACTCCGAGCGGGCGGAGTGGATGTATGACTCCAACGTCCACACGGAGAACCTCTACTTCTGGTACGAGGGCCGCCCCGAGGACTACCCCGACTACGAGCGGGCGGCGACGCAACCCGGCTCGACGGCGGCGCCAGGGCACGGGGGCTACATCGACAACCAGTCGACCGGGTACGCCCCCCGCTTCCACGAGGAGGCGGTCCGCGCGCTCTTCACCAGCAGCGCCGTCACGCTGATGGAGGAGTTCCACATCGACGGGTTTCGCGTGGACCAGACGACGTGCATCCACAGCTACAACGTGCTGCACGCCAACGGGCAGCCTGCCTCCGGCCCCAACATCGCCGGGGCCCGGTTCCTCCGGGAGTGGTGCCGCACGCTGCGCCTCATCCGCCCGGGGGTGATGCTCATGGCGGAGGACCACTCCGGCTGGGACGCGGTGACGACGCCGGTGGGGGAGGGGGGCCTGGGCTTCGACGCCGCCTGGTACGCCAACTTCTACCATCACCTCATCGGAGGCCCGACGCGGGGCACGGAGTTCGCCAAGCTGCTCTGGACCTCGGGCAGGGGAGATGGCTCACCGCTGGCCATGGGCACCTTCGCGGGCGTGCTGGCCCGGACGGGAAGCAAGACGGTCGTCTACCACGAGTCCCACGACGAGGCCGGCAACGGCGAGGGCACGCGGCGGACCCTCGTCGTCGCCGCCAACGGGGCGGAGCTGCGGGGAGAGACCCTCCGAGCCGCCGAGGCCCGCTGCCGGACGGTCTTCGGCCTCTCCGCGCTCTCGGCGGGAACGCCCATGTTCCTCATGGGCGAGGAGGTGGGCGCCGCCAATGACTACCGGTACGACACCTTCGTGAGCCAGCGTGAGGACCTCCTGGGGCTGCGGGAGGGCAGGGGACAGCACCTCTTCCGGTACTACCAGGAGCTCATCCGCCTGCGAGGGGCCTCGGAGGCGCTGCGCTCACGTGAGCTCGAGGTCCTCGCCGTGCACGACGTCAACCGCGTCCTCGCCTTCCGGCGCTGGAGTGGGACGGAGGAGCTCCTCGTCGTCGTCAGCCTCAACGACCGGCCGTTTTCGGACGGCTATGAGCTGATGCACTCCCGGCTCGGCGGGGGCGCCTGGAAGGAGGTCTTCAACAGCGACGCCGAGCGGTATGGGGGAGACAACGTCGGCAACCTTGGCGGGACGCTGGTGCCCCGGGGAGACGCGCTGCGAGTCGTCCTCCCCGCGCGCGGGCTCGTCATCCTCCAGCGCGTCGCCGTGAACTGA
- a CDS encoding ROK family protein gives MPTLGIDLGGTFARAAVVDGGGKMLASAKVALAERSPTGVVETIAQAAAAAVKGAGVPVSSCGVGAAAQIHKDSGVLSVAPNLGWRNVPLGQMLTARLGQPVRVVNDLAAAAWGELHAGAGRGASDLLVVFVGSGVGSAIIANAKLLDGAGGVAGELGHIKVVPGGRRCGCGELGCLEAYAGGHNLITQTRELLAAGRSPKLVELTDGDPARVTPVTLELAAEAGEDASREVYERAAQFLALAVANQVTVLNPARLILGGGVLTHCVGMRRRVVEGVQSWASQVSREGLLITESELGDDSGIIGAALLAA, from the coding sequence ATGCCGACGCTGGGAATCGACCTGGGAGGGACGTTTGCCCGCGCCGCCGTGGTGGACGGGGGCGGGAAGATGCTGGCTTCCGCGAAGGTGGCCCTGGCCGAGCGCAGTCCCACCGGGGTGGTGGAGACCATCGCCCAGGCCGCGGCCGCGGCGGTCAAGGGCGCGGGCGTCCCGGTGAGCTCGTGCGGGGTGGGCGCCGCCGCCCAGATTCACAAGGACTCGGGTGTGCTGTCGGTTGCTCCCAACCTGGGCTGGCGCAACGTGCCCCTGGGGCAGATGCTCACCGCGCGGCTGGGCCAGCCGGTGCGCGTGGTGAACGACCTGGCCGCCGCGGCCTGGGGCGAGCTGCATGCCGGTGCGGGGCGCGGGGCGAGTGATTTGCTGGTGGTGTTCGTGGGCTCGGGCGTGGGCAGCGCCATCATCGCCAACGCGAAGCTGCTGGACGGCGCGGGCGGGGTGGCGGGCGAGTTGGGCCACATCAAGGTGGTGCCCGGCGGGCGGCGCTGCGGCTGCGGTGAGCTGGGCTGCCTGGAGGCGTACGCGGGGGGCCACAACCTCATCACCCAGACGCGCGAGCTGCTCGCGGCCGGGCGCTCTCCGAAGCTGGTGGAGTTGACGGACGGCGACCCGGCGCGGGTGACGCCGGTGACGCTGGAGCTGGCGGCGGAGGCCGGCGAAGACGCGTCGCGCGAGGTGTACGAGCGGGCCGCGCAGTTCCTCGCCCTGGCGGTGGCCAACCAGGTGACGGTGCTCAACCCGGCGCGGCTCATCCTGGGCGGCGGCGTGCTGACCCACTGCGTGGGCATGCGGCGTCGTGTGGTGGAAGGCGTGCAGAGCTGGGCGTCCCAGGTGTCGCGCGAGGGACTGCTCATCACCGAGTCCGAGCTGGGCGACGACAGCGGCATCATCGGCGCGGCGCTGCTGGCCGCCTGA
- a CDS encoding phosphomannomutase/phosphoglucomutase produces MNTHIFREYDIRGLVDKDLTAEVVELLGKGLGTIIRRQGGRSIVVGRDCRESSTRFRDSLCAGLTSTGLNVLDVGVVPTPLTYFAANTLPVDGLAMITGSHNPPEYNGFKIGAGKTTFHSHEIQALRKLIEAKDFEVGVKKGRVEPYDIITSYNHFIHQTVKMGRKGMRIVIDAGNGTGGAVAVPLFEAMGFDVVPLFCEMDATFPNHHPDPTVVENLEDLIEAVKREKAEVGIAYDGDTDRIGVIDDKGNILWGDQIMVLFSRYVLKESPGAAIVGEVKCSYTLYDDIAKRGGRPIMWKAGHSLIKSKMKEEHAELAGEMSGHIFFKNRYFGFDDAIYSTARLLEILTNEKQPLSALLSDVPKTYASPELRFDTKEEKKFEMVKRATETLRAAGHDIIDVDGVRVTFPDGWGLIRASNTQPILVLRFEANTPERLKEIQALIEGTVARVQKEVGG; encoded by the coding sequence ATGAACACGCATATCTTTCGCGAGTACGACATCCGGGGTCTGGTCGACAAGGACCTCACTGCCGAGGTGGTGGAGCTGCTGGGCAAGGGCCTGGGCACCATCATCCGGCGTCAGGGCGGGCGCTCCATCGTAGTGGGCCGGGACTGCCGCGAGTCCTCCACCCGCTTCCGCGACTCCCTCTGCGCCGGCCTCACCTCCACCGGGCTCAACGTGCTCGACGTGGGCGTGGTGCCCACGCCGCTGACCTACTTCGCCGCCAACACGCTGCCGGTGGACGGGCTCGCCATGATTACCGGCAGCCACAACCCGCCCGAGTACAACGGCTTCAAGATTGGCGCGGGGAAGACCACCTTCCACAGCCACGAAATCCAGGCCCTCCGCAAGCTCATCGAGGCGAAGGACTTCGAGGTGGGCGTGAAGAAGGGCCGCGTGGAGCCCTACGACATCATCACCTCGTACAACCACTTCATCCACCAGACGGTGAAGATGGGCCGCAAGGGGATGCGCATCGTCATCGACGCCGGCAACGGCACGGGCGGCGCGGTGGCGGTGCCCCTGTTCGAGGCCATGGGCTTCGACGTGGTGCCCCTGTTCTGTGAGATGGACGCCACGTTCCCCAACCACCACCCGGACCCGACGGTGGTGGAGAACCTCGAGGACCTCATCGAGGCGGTGAAGCGCGAGAAGGCCGAGGTGGGCATCGCCTATGACGGCGACACCGACCGCATCGGCGTCATCGACGACAAGGGCAACATCCTCTGGGGCGACCAGATCATGGTGCTCTTCAGCCGCTACGTGCTGAAGGAGAGCCCGGGCGCGGCCATCGTCGGCGAGGTGAAGTGCAGCTACACGCTGTACGACGACATCGCGAAGCGCGGCGGCAGGCCCATCATGTGGAAGGCGGGCCACTCGCTCATCAAGTCGAAGATGAAGGAGGAGCACGCGGAGCTGGCCGGGGAGATGAGCGGCCACATCTTCTTCAAGAACCGCTACTTCGGCTTCGACGACGCCATCTACTCCACGGCGCGCCTGCTCGAAATCCTCACCAACGAGAAGCAGCCGCTGTCCGCGCTCCTCTCGGACGTGCCGAAGACGTACGCCAGCCCGGAGCTGCGCTTCGACACCAAGGAGGAGAAGAAGTTCGAGATGGTGAAGCGCGCCACGGAGACGCTGCGCGCGGCGGGGCACGACATCATCGACGTGGACGGCGTGCGCGTGACGTTCCCCGACGGCTGGGGCCTCATCCGCGCCTCCAACACGCAGCCCATCCTGGTGCTCCGCTTCGAGGCCAACACCCCGGAGCGCCTGAAGGAAATCCAGGCGCTCATCGAGGGCACGGTGGCCAGGGTGCAGAAGGAAGTCGGGGGCTAG
- a CDS encoding RNA polymerase sigma factor, giving the protein MEDEIQALCGSGELNRAVEQALRGYGPELRRMMGAILRDDAQAHDAFSLFCESLLKGLPDFRWECSFRTWSQRMARNICYKLLNAPAARHPHVGLSAISARSARRASSTNPWQRTTMKARFRALRERLDPEQQRLLVLRVDQKLSWPDVVRVMADSQTPLTSEMTARQATALRQQFQRLKAQLRTLAIQEGLISLADTRA; this is encoded by the coding sequence TTGGAAGACGAGATTCAGGCGCTCTGCGGGAGCGGGGAGCTGAATCGGGCTGTCGAGCAGGCGCTGCGAGGTTATGGGCCGGAGCTTCGCCGGATGATGGGCGCCATCCTCCGGGATGACGCACAGGCCCATGACGCCTTCAGTCTCTTCTGTGAGAGCCTCTTGAAGGGGCTGCCGGACTTCCGTTGGGAATGTTCCTTCCGGACCTGGTCGCAGCGCATGGCGCGCAACATCTGCTACAAGCTGCTGAACGCGCCCGCCGCCCGGCATCCGCACGTCGGCCTGTCCGCGATTTCCGCGCGGTCCGCCCGGCGGGCCTCCTCCACGAACCCGTGGCAGCGCACCACCATGAAGGCCCGCTTCCGTGCCCTGCGCGAGCGCCTGGACCCCGAGCAGCAGCGCCTGCTGGTGCTCCGGGTGGACCAGAAGCTCTCGTGGCCGGACGTGGTGCGGGTGATGGCGGATTCCCAGACGCCGCTGACGAGCGAGATGACGGCCCGCCAGGCGACGGCGCTGCGCCAGCAGTTCCAGCGGCTGAAGGCCCAGCTGCGCACGCTGGCCATCCAGGAAGGACTGATTTCCCTCGCAGACACGCGCGCGTAG
- a CDS encoding response regulator, producing MSTILLVDDEAEVLEVYSEVLELMGHDVVRASDGQQALELAHQRRPDLVVTDWMMPRMNGVMLCSALAQAPEFQGLPIIMHSSSGNPRAPGVQRFLPKTGRLDDFAEGVTRTLTEAQRPRPTAVPTWTGPRAPPRPTPDSRRGSRASRERGPAQSAARTAASAAS from the coding sequence GTGAGCACCATTCTCCTGGTTGATGATGAAGCGGAAGTCCTCGAGGTCTATTCCGAGGTGCTGGAGCTGATGGGCCACGACGTCGTCCGTGCGAGCGACGGGCAGCAGGCACTGGAGCTGGCCCACCAGCGGCGTCCGGATCTGGTGGTGACGGACTGGATGATGCCGCGCATGAACGGCGTCATGCTGTGCAGTGCGCTGGCGCAGGCGCCGGAGTTCCAGGGCCTTCCCATCATCATGCACAGCTCGTCCGGCAATCCCCGGGCCCCCGGCGTCCAGCGATTCCTTCCCAAGACGGGCAGGCTGGATGACTTCGCGGAGGGGGTGACGCGCACGTTGACCGAGGCGCAGCGGCCACGGCCGACGGCAGTTCCCACCTGGACGGGGCCGCGTGCGCCACCCCGCCCCACTCCGGACTCCCGGCGCGGTTCGCGCGCCTCACGGGAGCGAGGCCCTGCTCAGAGCGCCGCGCGCACCGCGGCGAGCGCGGCGTCGTAG
- a CDS encoding NADPH-dependent FMN reductase, with protein MAGPRILAVSGSLRTGGFNRKLLEVAVQHARSLGAEVDVVDLKALNLPFYDGDVEAAGLPAPVTELRERLGKAQGLLISSPEYNSSIPGGLKNAIDWVSRPPGRLFHEKWAAMMGATPGVFGTSRMQPHLRQVLSSTGVHVLPAQVHLPKAMEAFTPEGKLKEEARQKEVETLVAALVSKLKG; from the coding sequence ATGGCCGGCCCGCGCATCCTCGCCGTGAGCGGAAGCCTCCGGACCGGGGGCTTCAACCGCAAGCTCCTGGAGGTCGCCGTCCAGCACGCCCGCTCGCTCGGGGCGGAGGTGGACGTGGTGGACCTGAAGGCGCTGAACCTGCCCTTCTACGACGGGGACGTGGAGGCGGCGGGCCTGCCGGCTCCCGTCACCGAATTGCGCGAGCGGCTGGGCAAGGCGCAGGGGCTCCTCATCTCCAGCCCGGAGTACAACTCGTCCATTCCGGGCGGGCTGAAGAACGCCATCGACTGGGTGTCCCGTCCGCCGGGGCGGCTGTTCCACGAGAAGTGGGCGGCGATGATGGGGGCCACGCCGGGCGTCTTCGGCACCTCGCGCATGCAGCCGCACCTGCGGCAGGTCCTGTCCTCCACGGGGGTGCACGTGCTCCCCGCCCAGGTGCACCTGCCGAAGGCGATGGAGGCCTTCACGCCGGAGGGGAAGCTGAAGGAGGAGGCGCGGCAGAAGGAAGTGGAGACGCTGGTCGCGGCGTTGGTCTCCAAGCTGAAGGGCTGA
- a CDS encoding thiamine pyrophosphate-binding protein, with protein sequence MKRTGCIALLEQLVAEGATYLFGNPGTVEEGFLDAMRAVPGIQYILGLQESVAVAMADGHARATGRPAFVQLHSGVGLGNGIGMLYQAKRGNSPLVVFAGEAGLPYDAMDAQMACDLVTMARPVTKWATRVVHPSSVLRVLRKAIKIASTPPMGPVFVSLPMDVLDALNDERVFPTPRLDTRAAPEPEAVEALARMLAEADAPMLIIGDGVKASGAQAELARVAELLGAEVWGANSSEVNMDAAHPLYRGLLGHMFGKDSTAVVSQADAVLIIGTYVFPEVFPALSGVFRPGARVAHVDLDAYEIAKNFPVDLGLVADPKRTLGALAEALEQVLTPARRAAAEGRLRGAREEQERVRTREAGAGDDAMPALFLRELARRVGDEAIIFDEAITSSPEVNRALPARRPGHYFQTRGGSLGVGIPGALGVKLAHPDKTVISFTGDGASMYTIQALWTAVRHGIGAKFVVCNNGGYRLLDANLLEYWKERGIPEHPFPNSFSLAFPTLHFVELARSMGVPAARVSTVKEIGPALDLALATPGPFLIDWVLPREPLDPDADRRCGQ encoded by the coding sequence ATGAAGAGAACAGGGTGCATTGCCCTCCTCGAGCAGCTCGTCGCGGAGGGAGCCACGTATCTGTTTGGCAACCCGGGCACCGTCGAGGAGGGCTTCCTCGATGCGATGCGCGCCGTGCCTGGAATCCAATACATCCTCGGCCTCCAGGAGTCCGTGGCCGTGGCCATGGCGGATGGCCACGCGCGGGCGACCGGGCGGCCCGCCTTCGTCCAGCTCCACTCGGGGGTGGGGCTGGGCAATGGCATCGGGATGCTCTACCAGGCGAAGCGCGGCAACTCCCCGCTGGTGGTGTTCGCGGGGGAGGCCGGACTCCCCTATGACGCCATGGACGCGCAGATGGCCTGCGACCTGGTGACCATGGCCCGCCCGGTCACCAAGTGGGCCACGCGCGTCGTCCATCCGAGCTCGGTGCTGCGGGTGCTGCGCAAGGCCATCAAGATTGCCTCGACGCCACCCATGGGGCCCGTCTTCGTCTCGCTGCCCATGGACGTGCTCGATGCGCTGAACGACGAGCGCGTCTTCCCCACGCCGCGGCTGGACACCCGGGCGGCGCCGGAGCCGGAGGCGGTGGAGGCCCTCGCACGCATGCTCGCGGAGGCCGACGCGCCGATGCTCATCATCGGGGACGGAGTGAAGGCCTCGGGGGCCCAGGCGGAGCTGGCCCGCGTGGCCGAGTTGCTCGGCGCCGAGGTGTGGGGCGCCAACAGCTCCGAGGTGAATATGGACGCCGCTCATCCCCTGTACCGGGGCCTGCTGGGGCACATGTTCGGCAAGGACAGCACGGCGGTCGTCTCCCAGGCGGACGCCGTGCTCATCATCGGCACGTATGTGTTCCCCGAAGTCTTCCCCGCCCTGTCCGGCGTCTTCCGGCCGGGCGCCCGGGTCGCCCATGTCGATCTCGACGCGTATGAGATTGCCAAGAACTTCCCTGTCGACCTGGGCCTGGTGGCGGACCCGAAGCGCACGCTCGGGGCGCTCGCGGAGGCGCTGGAGCAAGTCCTGACACCGGCACGGCGGGCGGCCGCGGAGGGGCGGCTGCGCGGCGCGCGGGAGGAGCAGGAGCGGGTCCGGACGCGGGAAGCCGGTGCGGGCGACGACGCAATGCCCGCGCTCTTCCTGCGGGAGCTGGCGAGGCGGGTGGGCGACGAAGCCATCATCTTCGACGAGGCCATCACCTCCTCGCCGGAGGTGAACCGGGCGCTGCCCGCGCGCAGGCCCGGGCACTACTTCCAGACGCGAGGCGGCTCCCTCGGGGTGGGGATTCCGGGCGCCCTGGGCGTCAAGCTGGCCCACCCGGACAAGACGGTCATCAGCTTCACCGGGGATGGCGCGAGCATGTACACCATCCAGGCCCTCTGGACGGCGGTGCGTCACGGCATCGGCGCCAAGTTCGTGGTGTGCAACAACGGGGGCTACCGGCTGCTGGACGCCAATCTCCTGGAGTACTGGAAGGAGCGCGGCATCCCCGAGCATCCGTTCCCCAACTCGTTCAGCCTGGCCTTCCCCACGCTGCACTTCGTGGAGCTCGCGCGCTCCATGGGCGTGCCCGCCGCGCGGGTGAGCACGGTGAAGGAGATTGGCCCCGCGCTCGACCTGGCCCTCGCGACTCCAGGCCCGTTCCTCATCGACTGGGTGCTCCCTCGCGAGCCCCTGGACCCGGACGCCGACCGCCGCTGCGGGCAGTAG